The Shewanella sp. MTB7 genome includes a window with the following:
- a CDS encoding Fe2+-dependent dioxygenase encodes MLVQIPNVLSKAQVEECCNLLEQANWVDGKSTAGHQAIKAKHNLQLPQGSELSNELGNFILATLARSQTFMAATLPNKIYPPMFNCYQGGGTFGDHVDNAIRSIPNSPIKVRTDISMTLFLSEPQSYEGGELIIQDTYGEQSVKLAAGDMVIYPSTSLHQVSPVTSGRRLASFFWLQSLIRSDEQRRILFDLDNSIQALTNQDPNQVELVRLAGVYHNLLRQWSET; translated from the coding sequence GTTAGTCCAAATCCCCAATGTATTGTCAAAAGCTCAGGTTGAAGAGTGCTGCAATTTATTAGAGCAAGCCAATTGGGTCGATGGTAAGAGCACCGCAGGACATCAAGCCATAAAAGCGAAACACAACCTGCAACTGCCACAAGGTTCTGAGTTATCCAATGAACTGGGTAACTTTATTTTGGCAACCTTAGCAAGATCGCAAACTTTTATGGCTGCAACCCTACCTAATAAAATCTACCCACCCATGTTCAACTGCTACCAAGGTGGTGGCACCTTTGGCGACCACGTAGATAACGCCATTCGCAGCATTCCAAATAGCCCAATAAAGGTAAGAACCGACATCTCCATGACACTGTTTCTCAGTGAACCACAAAGCTATGAGGGCGGTGAACTGATCATACAAGACACCTATGGCGAACAAAGCGTCAAGCTTGCCGCTGGCGACATGGTTATCTACCCTTCCACCAGCCTACACCAAGTCAGTCCAGTCACTTCAGGGCGCCGTTTAGCTTCATTTTTTTGGTTACAAAGCTTAATTCGCAGCGATGAACAACGGCGGATATTATTCGATCTTGATAACAGTATTCAGGCATTAACCAACCAAGACCCCAATCAGGTAGAGCTTGTCAGGCTTGCAGGGGTTTATCACAATCTGTTGCGTCAGTGGAGTGAGACATAG
- a CDS encoding NAD(P)/FAD-dependent oxidoreductase, which produces MLNTRYDVVILGGGPAGLAAAIAIRTNTNASVLLVERQAQGEIRVGENCPPEIVLLLKQLGVAKEFYAAGHQTCPGYASVWGRATTGYNDFIVNPQGPSWRLNRQVFDKMLADRAQACGVQISWSTRFINAQKNDTEAAGFTLEFASKSEEVECELQAGFVIDATGSKASFAGKLDINKSVDDELFATVRFSTLVHGRGSKQIQLEAFEDGWCYHALLPAEQVVSMIVTEKKHLVSLREHEFQGFDDALRSTTLIGPSIAKLDLKEPCYHTYCIRPGMLSAAEGHNWMAIGDAVSSFDPIAAQGIYKGLSHGLQAGKKVMAWFENREDNLHFSQQVKNQYGDYIRNRNHVYSLERRWSHAHFWRNRLSNSIELSQLVKSEC; this is translated from the coding sequence ATGTTAAATACAAGATACGATGTTGTCATCTTGGGAGGTGGCCCCGCTGGTTTAGCGGCGGCCATCGCGATTCGAACCAACACAAATGCATCAGTATTGCTTGTTGAGCGACAAGCCCAAGGTGAGATACGTGTTGGCGAGAATTGCCCTCCAGAGATTGTTCTACTGTTAAAGCAGCTTGGGGTTGCAAAAGAGTTTTACGCTGCAGGCCATCAGACTTGCCCAGGTTATGCTTCTGTATGGGGACGTGCCACAACGGGCTACAATGATTTTATCGTTAATCCTCAAGGACCGTCTTGGCGCTTAAACCGACAAGTATTTGATAAGATGTTAGCCGATAGAGCGCAAGCCTGCGGTGTTCAAATATCTTGGTCGACGCGTTTTATCAATGCGCAAAAAAATGACACCGAAGCTGCAGGTTTCACATTAGAGTTTGCTAGCAAATCAGAGGAGGTAGAGTGTGAACTTCAGGCAGGATTTGTCATCGATGCCACCGGATCGAAAGCCAGTTTTGCTGGGAAGCTGGATATTAATAAATCTGTCGATGATGAGCTTTTTGCCACAGTACGTTTTTCTACTCTAGTCCATGGTAGAGGTTCGAAACAGATCCAGTTAGAGGCTTTTGAAGATGGCTGGTGTTATCACGCACTCTTGCCGGCCGAACAGGTGGTGAGCATGATTGTCACCGAAAAAAAGCATCTTGTTAGCCTTCGAGAACATGAGTTTCAAGGGTTTGATGATGCGCTGCGAAGCACCACTCTCATTGGTCCAAGTATTGCTAAGTTGGATCTAAAAGAGCCCTGCTACCACACCTACTGTATTCGGCCTGGCATGTTATCGGCTGCGGAAGGTCACAATTGGATGGCGATTGGTGATGCAGTCTCCAGTTTTGATCCAATAGCGGCGCAAGGTATATATAAGGGATTAAGTCACGGATTGCAGGCTGGTAAGAAAGTCATGGCTTGGTTTGAAAACAGGGAAGATAATTTACACTTTTCGCAACAGGTAAAAAATCAATATGGTGACTACATACGCAATCGCAACCATGTTTACAGTCTTGAACGCCGCTGGAGTCATGCTCATTTCTGGCGTAATCGGTTAAGTAATAGTATTGAGTTATCACAATTGGTTAAGAGTGAATGCTGA
- a CDS encoding LodA/GoxA family CTQ-dependent oxidase, with translation MNNIVFRVHPTVNFARFGTSEEYILSPETSAGLPQKGSKVTGGLPIKKGTDTTPISSKDLRDEDGNLKKQAARFRIYAYEKQSEATYPDNNGLKDSHGVDIEVTIGTKLPDGRTVTDLVWSSHLANKKAAVYNVVNNKGIKAYADGQVPQMRNPEVHGEIDAPSRLNVLMIDAGPRAIRASSNETASFNRCSTASCVRENAQIEPLPNYPIRFPEDYNDELYEPNGPLNTLGDMLTDDQGRLLVLPSSGNAVGQYDEYGVPIQMTGDLNNVGWFDSAADGPVNVTLVFDDGRTEAAFGAWVVCGDPAYAPQIRNVVSVWDDVYDMFVQKLSLQDNLYSKKNGESEGSYKESYKPNFAEDIKPIFIACDLQRWTANLPPMALHAHSAVVNITEQNDPNETIMAALNFVRNPNKDETNIGAPLMPLSLGAAGTSFMTVTKTQYFMLEQWSNGLFTKGDDSKLSAGERIDMASMANCLGGRYVPGIEVSYTIMDKEIYIQDWKESGSGPFRIKHDVAALAYSNLKQDTPYLTSGWIPMHEMKDGLQPGDISKFMATPWQTDYNSCSIHATAINTDGVNKSNGAESTLYWSWPAQRPDAVYVAEEVFNNVLPKQQWSIRGPGTYAINPAAAATFQDPLQSVNDWHKIGFIIQGTNVEIDSQKFSPEFYLEVESQLSRPGDATDPVPAWPFNANPPKAKRKCSH, from the coding sequence ATGAATAATATCGTATTTAGGGTACACCCAACCGTTAACTTTGCTCGATTTGGTACTAGTGAGGAGTATATTCTTTCGCCCGAAACGAGTGCAGGATTACCCCAAAAAGGGAGCAAGGTAACTGGCGGCCTCCCGATTAAGAAAGGGACTGACACTACCCCGATCTCAAGTAAAGACTTGCGTGATGAAGATGGTAATTTAAAGAAGCAAGCAGCCCGTTTTCGCATTTATGCCTACGAAAAACAGAGTGAGGCAACTTACCCCGATAACAACGGGCTTAAGGACAGCCATGGCGTCGATATCGAAGTGACGATCGGTACCAAGTTACCAGATGGCCGTACGGTGACAGATCTTGTCTGGTCCAGCCACCTCGCCAACAAAAAGGCGGCGGTTTATAACGTGGTAAACAATAAAGGCATTAAGGCTTATGCCGATGGTCAAGTTCCGCAGATGCGTAACCCTGAGGTGCATGGTGAGATAGATGCTCCTTCACGGCTTAATGTCTTGATGATTGATGCTGGGCCAAGGGCCATTCGCGCTTCGAGTAATGAAACCGCCAGCTTTAATCGTTGCTCCACAGCATCATGTGTCAGAGAAAATGCTCAGATAGAGCCCTTACCTAATTATCCCATCCGCTTTCCAGAAGACTATAACGATGAGCTTTACGAGCCTAATGGCCCATTAAACACCTTGGGTGATATGTTAACCGATGATCAGGGCCGTTTGCTGGTTTTACCAAGTTCAGGTAATGCTGTGGGTCAATATGATGAGTATGGTGTGCCGATTCAGATGACAGGCGATCTTAATAATGTCGGTTGGTTTGATTCTGCTGCTGATGGTCCTGTTAATGTCACTCTTGTCTTTGACGACGGCCGCACTGAAGCGGCCTTCGGTGCTTGGGTTGTCTGCGGAGATCCCGCATATGCGCCGCAAATCCGCAATGTGGTGTCGGTATGGGATGATGTTTATGACATGTTTGTGCAGAAACTAAGCTTACAAGATAATCTTTATAGCAAAAAAAATGGTGAGTCAGAGGGCAGTTATAAAGAGAGTTACAAGCCTAATTTTGCCGAAGATATCAAACCTATTTTCATCGCCTGCGATCTGCAGCGTTGGACTGCCAACCTGCCACCGATGGCGTTACATGCCCACAGTGCTGTAGTGAATATTACAGAGCAGAACGATCCAAATGAAACCATTATGGCGGCGCTCAACTTTGTGAGAAACCCCAATAAGGATGAAACAAATATAGGTGCTCCATTGATGCCTCTATCTTTAGGTGCCGCGGGGACATCCTTTATGACGGTCACTAAAACCCAGTACTTTATGTTAGAGCAGTGGAGTAACGGCCTGTTTACCAAAGGGGACGACAGTAAACTCTCTGCTGGTGAGCGAATTGATATGGCGTCAATGGCAAACTGTCTCGGTGGTCGCTACGTGCCGGGTATTGAGGTGAGTTATACCATTATGGATAAGGAGATCTATATTCAGGATTGGAAAGAGTCTGGCTCTGGGCCATTTCGAATCAAACATGATGTTGCAGCATTAGCTTATAGCAATTTAAAGCAAGATACTCCCTACCTCACCAGTGGCTGGATCCCTATGCATGAGATGAAAGATGGGCTGCAACCGGGTGATATCTCTAAGTTCATGGCTACCCCTTGGCAAACGGACTACAACTCTTGCTCTATTCACGCCACAGCAATTAATACTGATGGGGTGAATAAAAGTAACGGCGCAGAATCGACCTTGTACTGGTCATGGCCAGCACAGCGTCCAGATGCGGTTTATGTGGCAGAGGAAGTGTTTAATAATGTGCTGCCGAAACAGCAGTGGTCTATTCGAGGGCCTGGAACCTATGCGATAAACCCTGCGGCGGCAGCTACCTTCCAAGATCCGTTACAATCAGTCAATGATTGGCATAAGATTGGCTTCATTATTCAAGGCACTAACGTGGAGATCGATTCACAAAAGTTCTCTCCTGAGTTCTACCTTGAAGTGGAGAGCCAACTTAGCAGGCCTGGGGATGCAACAGATCCGGTACCAGCATGGCCATTTAATGCTAATCCACCCAAAGCGAAGCGAAAGTGTTCACATTAA
- a CDS encoding ferritin-like domain-containing protein: MKKEHLDWATTHFNSHLQGAVELELWTIPYYMSAMYSIKDRSSEAYQLIRTVINQEMLHLQSAANIANAFGLSPTIAPPTYEKNKIPHLNLSFNPSSVTEPYMNHSFDIGPLDEERVNGMCFVELPDQGTTKPELILETLIDQYSSIGAFYDALRFGASALKNDIKGGVKQVDAFSAFYRNMPNMVISESGGTGLDQVNLLIDLITDQGEGQCKNGIEVPAVFQNTADDIEPEIDHFEKFRQIKDSGKLPETYAVKDPRDYTAEDKKLEQILIQQFGQLTALLQALFNGDNPQNFFPVMAGVGAAITNCWKHGVTPKYSKTNQL; encoded by the coding sequence ATGAAAAAAGAACACTTAGACTGGGCTACGACACATTTTAATAGCCATTTACAAGGCGCAGTAGAGCTAGAACTTTGGACTATCCCCTATTACATGTCAGCCATGTATTCGATTAAAGACCGTAGTTCAGAGGCATATCAATTAATTAGAACCGTCATTAATCAAGAGATGCTTCACTTACAATCTGCTGCCAATATTGCTAATGCCTTTGGGTTATCGCCGACCATAGCTCCACCAACTTACGAAAAGAACAAAATTCCACACCTCAACTTGAGCTTTAACCCTTCATCAGTAACTGAACCATACATGAATCATAGTTTTGATATTGGGCCACTTGATGAAGAGCGCGTTAATGGCATGTGTTTTGTTGAACTGCCAGATCAAGGCACGACAAAACCAGAGTTAATACTAGAAACGCTCATCGATCAATACAGCAGTATTGGTGCATTTTACGATGCATTGCGTTTTGGGGCATCAGCCTTAAAGAATGATATAAAAGGCGGCGTAAAACAGGTTGACGCTTTTTCTGCCTTTTATCGCAACATGCCTAATATGGTGATCTCTGAATCTGGAGGAACGGGTCTTGATCAAGTGAATCTGTTAATTGACCTTATTACCGATCAGGGAGAGGGACAATGCAAAAATGGCATAGAGGTACCTGCAGTATTTCAAAATACAGCAGATGACATAGAACCAGAAATTGATCACTTTGAAAAGTTTAGGCAAATCAAAGACAGCGGCAAACTCCCAGAAACCTATGCCGTTAAAGACCCTCGTGATTACACTGCGGAAGATAAAAAATTAGAACAGATCCTTATTCAGCAATTTGGTCAGTTAACCGCACTTCTTCAAGCCCTGTTTAATGGTGATAACCCGCAGAACTTCTTCCCTGTGATGGCTGGCGTAGGCGCTGCTATCACTAACTGCTGGAAGCATGGCGTCACACCCAAGTACAGCAAAACTAATCAACTTTAA
- a CDS encoding superoxide dismutase family protein translates to MINKLIFSTLFLASTAVSASTISVDMKDLNSGKTVGSILIDQNEYGVVFSPNLSGLPLGLHGFHIHENNSCGTAENNGKTVLGGAAGGHYDPTKTGQHGFPWSTNNHLGDLPPLYINMGGNAVQPVLSPRIKLSDLFGRTLMIHAGSDNHSDHPRALGGGGARLVCGVIK, encoded by the coding sequence ATGATAAATAAACTTATATTTTCCACTTTGTTTTTAGCATCAACCGCAGTTAGTGCATCTACTATTTCAGTTGATATGAAGGATTTAAATTCAGGCAAAACAGTTGGTTCTATATTGATAGACCAAAATGAATATGGGGTTGTTTTTAGTCCTAACTTATCTGGATTACCGCTAGGTTTACATGGTTTTCATATCCACGAAAATAATTCATGTGGCACTGCTGAGAATAATGGCAAAACAGTTTTAGGTGGGGCTGCTGGTGGACACTACGATCCAACGAAAACAGGTCAGCATGGTTTTCCGTGGTCAACTAACAATCATTTAGGTGATCTTCCACCGCTTTATATTAATATGGGAGGAAATGCTGTTCAGCCCGTCTTGTCTCCTCGAATTAAACTTTCTGATCTATTCGGCCGTACACTAATGATTCATGCTGGTAGCGATAATCATTCAGATCACCCCCGTGCATTAGGTGGCGGAGGTGCTCGTTTAGTCTGTGGTGTCATCAAATAA
- a CDS encoding VOC family protein: protein MTKNNQINYIEIPAKNIEATKTFFNRVFGWSFVDYGPDYCSFAAQGVDGGFFKSDLVVSTHNGSPLIVLYSNSLEITQDKIEKADGKIIKPIFSFPGGRRFHFSDPNGNEFAVWSE, encoded by the coding sequence ATGACTAAAAACAATCAAATTAATTATATTGAAATTCCGGCTAAAAATATTGAAGCTACTAAAACTTTCTTTAATCGTGTTTTCGGTTGGTCTTTTGTGGATTATGGACCTGATTATTGTAGCTTCGCTGCTCAGGGGGTCGACGGAGGTTTTTTTAAATCAGATTTAGTTGTATCCACTCATAATGGCAGTCCATTAATTGTACTTTACAGTAATTCACTAGAGATAACCCAAGACAAAATTGAGAAAGCAGATGGTAAAATAATTAAGCCTATATTCTCATTTCCTGGAGGGCGAAGGTTTCACTTTAGCGATCCAAATGGAAATGAATTTGCGGTTTGGTCTGAGTGA
- a CDS encoding YgjV family protein, whose translation MSVFVWSQVLIAIAIVFDIASFQFKQRRQIIGCLCVSGVLISVHFILLEQWTAAGLLMLASIRYFCSIFTTSKRLMSVFLLSALTITIGTFSGLLSVLSFSATVFQTTAAFCLSDQRLRQLMIVGTSLWLVHNYLAGSPSAVLMEVLFIGSNLVGYYRYYGCSLQVKEVAIE comes from the coding sequence GTGTCAGTATTTGTTTGGTCTCAAGTGTTAATCGCCATTGCCATCGTATTCGACATTGCCTCATTTCAATTTAAGCAGCGGCGGCAGATTATCGGCTGTTTGTGTGTATCGGGTGTCTTGATTAGTGTGCACTTTATATTACTTGAACAGTGGACGGCGGCAGGCTTGCTGATGCTGGCAAGTATTCGATATTTCTGCAGTATCTTTACCACCTCAAAACGTCTGATGTCTGTTTTTTTGTTATCGGCGTTAACAATCACCATCGGCACCTTTTCAGGCTTACTCAGTGTGTTAAGTTTCAGCGCCACCGTCTTTCAAACCACTGCTGCGTTTTGCTTGAGCGACCAAAGGTTGCGGCAACTGATGATAGTCGGCACATCACTCTGGTTAGTACACAATTATCTTGCGGGATCGCCCTCAGCTGTCTTGATGGAAGTGTTGTTTATTGGCAGTAATCTGGTTGGGTATTATCGCTATTATGGGTGTAGTCTACAGGTTAAAGAAGTGGCTATAGAGTGA
- a CDS encoding Crp/Fnr family transcriptional regulator translates to MADMIPEETARLFQFLSELGLDSASIEATFLRSKPLSLRGSEVLLTQNSEQKYGYFILAGILRACHFGEQGVVRCKEFYFPGELCFLYTSWLTGEPAQYQIETIDKVRVIQLPLNLLSEPKWIPAQLNLLKQQLLFKEQKEAFLLLKTPEQRYLHLLAEWPLWAETLNNIQLASYIGISPVSLSRLKARLIR, encoded by the coding sequence ATGGCCGATATGATCCCAGAAGAGACAGCAAGACTATTTCAATTTCTATCAGAGTTGGGGCTCGATAGCGCAAGCATCGAAGCCACTTTTCTGCGCTCTAAACCTCTCTCTTTACGTGGTAGTGAAGTGTTGTTGACTCAAAACAGTGAGCAGAAATATGGTTACTTTATTCTGGCGGGCATTTTACGAGCCTGTCATTTCGGGGAACAGGGAGTCGTGCGCTGCAAGGAGTTCTATTTCCCCGGCGAGCTGTGTTTTCTCTACACCAGTTGGTTAACCGGTGAGCCAGCACAATATCAGATTGAAACTATAGACAAGGTGCGGGTGATCCAACTGCCGTTGAACCTACTCTCAGAGCCAAAATGGATCCCCGCTCAGCTGAATTTACTGAAACAACAATTACTGTTTAAAGAGCAGAAAGAGGCTTTTTTACTACTAAAAACCCCAGAGCAGCGATATCTGCATTTGCTAGCAGAGTGGCCTTTATGGGCTGAAACACTCAATAATATTCAATTGGCCAGTTATATCGGCATTAGCCCAGTAAGCCTATCGAGATTGAAAGCCCGTCTGATCCGCTAA